In Silene latifolia isolate original U9 population chromosome 3, ASM4854445v1, whole genome shotgun sequence, a single window of DNA contains:
- the LOC141649142 gene encoding uncharacterized protein LOC141649142 encodes MHSGCNKKDRVCASQIALKRDASPDSLPEMGLPVTNVFAPLTSVEEGEFVPDIDPSPDPGSDTMIFLISIPVFWHVKWKILTVQSLVKLDRALANSAWFLRYPSTSANYMAPGISDHSPVVVTVFDDPPIKPRFSFLNCWIDHPQYKDIVKGAWDLPVAGSIPYKLFAKLKNVKNALTPLHRAHFNGIADKVKALRDKLHCCQLDLQTNPLSPSLISAEKELLQQYCKFKNIEKNILKQKERKQQQILGHIKDRFGQERVGLNEVAAGFLDYYKSLLGSQQDILPLDDAFIQRSPCVQSTDMANLIRPVEVDEIKVALFDTGSDKTPGPDGFSSAFFKNSWDLVAKDFCKTVNSFFTTGRMSKQANTTLIALIPKKKVFDSVLDFRPISCCTTFYKTVSKILSKRLQALLPVLIGPKQATFVQGRNIYENIMLSQSLVKEYSRKYLTPRCLIKVEIRRLLTLCNDGSLRTC; translated from the exons ATGCACTCAGGATGCAACAAGAAGGATAGGGTGTGTGCAtctcaaatagccttgaagagagaTGCCTCACCTGATTCACTCCCTGAGATGGGTCTCCCAGTTACTAATGTTTTTGCTCCTCTTACTTCAGTTGAGGAAGGGGAATTTGTCCCTGACATTGATCCTTCTCCTGACCCTGGCTCAGATACTATG ATATTTTTGATTTCAATTCCTGTCTTTTGGCATGTGAAATGGAAGATATTAACAGTTCAG AGTCTGGTTAAACTGGATAGGGCTCTAGCAAACTCTGCTTGGTTTCTTAGATATCCTAGTACTTCTGCCAATTATATGGCACCTGGTATCTCTGATCACTCCCCTGTGGTAGTGACTGTTTTTGATGACCCTCCAATAAAGCCCAGGTTTAGCTTTCTCAATTGTTGGATTGACCATCCTCAGTATAAGGACATTGTCAAGGGGGCTTGGGACCTCCCTGTTGCTGGATCTATTCCCTACAAGCTCTTTGCCAAGCTTAAAAATGTTAAGAATGCTCTTACTCCTCTTCATAGGGCTCATTTTAATGGCATTGCTGACAAAGTTAAAGCTCTCAGGGATAAGTTACACTGTTGTCAACTTGATTTGCAAACTAATCCTCTCTCCCCTAGCCTTATCAGTGCTGAAAAGGAACTACTTCAGCAATATTGCAAATTCAAAAATATTGAGAAGAATATTCTCAAACAAAAG GAGAGGAAGCAGCAGCAAATCTTGGGTCATATTAAGGATAGATTTGGACAAGAAAGAGTTGGGCTCAATGAGGTAGCTGCAGGTTTTCTGGATTATTATAAAAGTTTGCTTGGCAGTCAGCAAGATATTTTACCTTTAGATGATGCTTTCATTCAAAGAAGCCCTTGTGTTCAGAGCACTGACATGGCAAATCTTATTAGGCCTGTTGAGGTGGATGAAATTAAAGTTGCTTTATTTGATACTGGCTCTGATAAAACTCCAGGGCCTGATGGATTTTCTTCTGCTTTTTTCAAGAATAGCTGGGATCTGGTGGCTAAGGATTTCTGTAAAACTGTGAACTCTTTTTTCACCACTGGAAGGATGAGTAAGCAAGCAAATACAACTCTTATTGCTCTAATCCCCAAAAAGAAAGTTTTTGATTCTGTTCTTGATTTTAGACCCATTTCTTGTTGCACAACTTTCTACAAAACTGTCAGCAAGATCCTCTCTAAAAGACTGCAAGCTCTCCTCCCTGTGCTTATTGGCCCTAAGCAGGCAACTTTTGTACAAGGGAGGAATATTTACGAAAATATCATGCTTTCTCAATCTTTGGTGAAAGAGTATAGCAGGAAATATTTGACTCCTAGATGCCTTATCAAGGTTGAAATAAGAAGGCTTTTGACTCTCTGCAATGATGGTTCATTAAGAACATGCTAA